One genomic window of Bdellovibrionales bacterium includes the following:
- a CDS encoding diphosphomevalonate decarboxylase, with product MSKWQGSAPSNIAIIKYMGKKGSMDDPNQPVNPSLSYTLDHLRTFVELELRSDIQEDQWQPHPQYGTYPLKNKKQTKFLAHFEFLKKTFEIADKFFILRSGNNFPADCGIASSASSFAALTRCCVAAFEDLRKEQGQAPLNLSLQQVADLSRRGSGSSCRSLFPGWVEWAGESVRTIDSSLGKIHHLVVVVSDETKEIGSSLAHQRVATSLLMAGRDERATLRFNEFKKQLSSDSPNWKDMFEIAHAETWDMHALFETSQPSFGYMTKHSFRALRKARRSWEMKNDGPLVTMDAGPNVHFLFREDQIELAQKFKNLFSGHFLVIASPELE from the coding sequence ATGAGTAAGTGGCAGGGCTCAGCCCCATCGAACATTGCGATCATCAAGTACATGGGAAAAAAAGGCTCGATGGACGATCCCAATCAGCCCGTCAATCCATCGCTCTCGTACACGCTAGATCATTTGCGGACTTTTGTGGAATTGGAGCTGCGTTCAGACATCCAGGAAGATCAATGGCAACCCCACCCGCAGTATGGCACATACCCGCTTAAAAATAAAAAGCAGACCAAATTTCTAGCGCATTTCGAGTTTTTGAAAAAGACTTTCGAAATTGCGGATAAATTCTTTATTTTGCGCTCGGGGAATAATTTTCCCGCCGACTGCGGAATCGCAAGCTCGGCCTCAAGTTTTGCAGCCCTCACTCGGTGTTGTGTGGCGGCCTTCGAAGATCTTCGTAAGGAACAAGGGCAGGCGCCGCTGAATCTTTCTCTCCAGCAGGTCGCTGATCTCAGTCGGAGGGGTTCAGGATCCTCGTGCCGATCCCTTTTTCCAGGCTGGGTGGAATGGGCAGGTGAGAGTGTAAGAACCATTGATAGCTCTCTCGGAAAGATTCATCACCTCGTGGTTGTCGTCAGCGATGAAACCAAAGAGATTGGCTCCAGTTTGGCCCATCAAAGGGTTGCCACAAGTCTTTTGATGGCGGGACGTGACGAACGAGCCACCCTTCGATTTAACGAATTTAAAAAGCAGTTATCCAGTGACTCGCCCAACTGGAAAGACATGTTCGAAATAGCCCATGCGGAAACCTGGGACATGCACGCTCTGTTCGAAACCAGTCAGCCGTCTTTCGGCTATATGACGAAACATTCATTTCGCGCTCTAAGAAAAGCTCGTCGCTCCTGGGAGATGAAAAACGATGGTCCTCTAGTGACGATGGATGCCGGTCCCAATGTGCACTTTCTCTTTAGAGAAGATCAAATTGAGTTGGCTCAAAAATTTAAAAATCTATTCTCGGGTCACTTCCTCGTGATCGCCAGTCCGGAGCTCGAATAA
- a CDS encoding hydroxymethylglutaryl-CoA reductase, degradative — translation MEMDLEKLFKGFSKLNLAQRFQRLLEMKVIESSDVSYLKEGGIQTIDLANNFIENSIGYFQLPLGVATNFNIDGEDYVIPMAVEETSIIAAASKTARWIKENGSITTEVIGQNIIGQVQIAKVKDFEKLKTCIESKKQQWIEDINKTVAASMFNRGGGVTNMSVRHIERPDGGAMAVIHIYLNPCDAMGANIINQVCEYITQPMEEATGEEITMRILSNLVDTRITRARVVIRGLSAAKGEAIQEGSLFAELDPYRAATNNKGVLNGIDPILIATGNDWRAVEAGIHAYASRSGKYSSITRWRYIDGELHGEFEAPIIVGTVGGVTSLHPTAKMAMKMMRIQSANQLSRICAAVGLVQNLGALRALTTEGIIEGHMKLHIKNLAMGAGAEDHESGKLQDLLEQLLAAKKRISLTDAIQMLSKIRSIKDNAKENMIHVASKHQA, via the coding sequence GTGGAAATGGATTTAGAAAAATTATTCAAAGGTTTTTCCAAGTTAAATTTAGCGCAAAGGTTTCAGCGTCTTTTGGAAATGAAAGTCATTGAGTCCAGCGATGTGTCCTACCTCAAAGAGGGCGGGATTCAAACGATCGATCTCGCCAATAATTTTATCGAAAATTCCATTGGCTACTTTCAATTGCCCTTAGGTGTAGCCACTAACTTTAACATCGATGGTGAAGATTACGTGATCCCAATGGCCGTCGAAGAGACGTCGATCATCGCGGCGGCGAGTAAGACGGCCCGTTGGATCAAAGAGAATGGATCTATCACCACCGAAGTGATTGGTCAGAATATTATCGGCCAGGTTCAAATCGCTAAAGTGAAAGACTTTGAAAAATTAAAAACCTGCATCGAATCCAAAAAGCAGCAGTGGATCGAAGACATTAATAAGACCGTCGCAGCCAGCATGTTTAATCGCGGCGGTGGAGTGACGAACATGAGCGTTCGTCACATCGAGCGACCAGATGGTGGCGCGATGGCCGTCATTCATATCTATCTCAATCCGTGCGATGCCATGGGCGCCAATATTATCAATCAAGTTTGTGAATACATCACTCAGCCTATGGAAGAAGCTACCGGCGAAGAGATCACAATGCGGATACTGTCTAACCTTGTGGATACACGCATCACTCGAGCGCGTGTCGTTATCCGAGGGCTCAGCGCCGCCAAAGGCGAAGCCATTCAAGAGGGTTCGCTTTTCGCTGAACTGGATCCTTACCGAGCCGCCACCAACAACAAAGGTGTTCTTAATGGGATCGATCCGATTCTTATCGCCACCGGTAACGACTGGCGCGCGGTAGAAGCGGGAATTCATGCTTACGCTTCACGCTCGGGAAAATACAGTTCGATCACCCGTTGGCGCTATATCGACGGAGAACTTCACGGGGAATTCGAAGCGCCGATTATTGTGGGCACCGTGGGTGGGGTCACCTCGCTTCATCCCACTGCGAAGATGGCGATGAAGATGATGCGAATCCAAAGTGCAAATCAGCTTTCAAGAATTTGCGCGGCGGTGGGTTTAGTTCAAAATTTAGGAGCTTTGCGCGCTCTCACCACCGAGGGAATCATCGAAGGACATATGAAGCTTCATATTAAAAACTTAGCGATGGGAGCTGGCGCAGAAGATCACGAGAGTGGAAAGCTTCAGGATCTTCTCGAGCAATTGCTGGCGGCCAAGAAAAGAATTTCTTTAACTGATGCTATTCAGATGTTGTCAAAGATTCGCTCAATCAAGGACAACGCCAAAGAAAATATGATTCATGTCGCCTCAAAGCATCAAGCTTAG